A single window of Ferroacidibacillus organovorans DNA harbors:
- a CDS encoding histidine kinase N-terminal domain-containing protein, with translation MESADTCPTTSLITSVCRTKSDLNESEIEEIIRVAGHLQMMADLNGSDVFIDCLWRGREDQAVVVAQAKPSTGKSLYSEFIVGQRILRDNEPGAFMLSRLASM, from the coding sequence ATGGAGAGCGCTGACACCTGCCCCACGACCAGCCTCATCACGTCCGTGTGCAGGACAAAATCTGACCTGAATGAGTCCGAGATCGAGGAAATCATCCGCGTCGCCGGCCATCTGCAAATGATGGCTGATCTCAATGGATCCGACGTGTTTATCGACTGTCTCTGGAGAGGGCGTGAAGACCAAGCTGTCGTCGTCGCTCAGGCTAAACCGTCAACCGGAAAAAGCCTCTACTCCGAGTTCATTGTCGGGCAACGCATCCTGCGTGACAACGAGCCCGGCGCTTTTATGCTTTCCAGACTGGCAAGTATGTGA